A single window of Aspergillus oryzae RIB40 DNA, chromosome 8 DNA harbors:
- a CDS encoding proline racemase family protein (proline racemase): protein MENEEYAPMSGSNCICTVTVLLETGMIPMKEPVTELTLDTAAGLVQVRAECRGGKCKSVAFDNVPSFVFQLDYKIDVPGIGTVSVDIAYGGMMYILVDAGSLGLRIRNADGPKLVEVGEKIKQAVNAAYTPAHPENPDIFGYSVLAFTEPVEELSDGSGKTAINTVVTSPGRFDRSPCGTGSSARLAVLHARGQIAVGEKFVHRSILGTEFITHIRGTTKVADYPAVLPTIQGRAWITGYQTVVLDSEDPFPQGFRVGDQWRCKL from the coding sequence ATGGAAAACGAAGAATATGCACCCATGTCGGGATCCAACTGTATATGCACGGTCACCGTACTTTTAGAAACCGGCATGATCCCTATGAAGGAGCCCGTGACCGAGCTTACGCTTGACACTGCAGCCGGACTTGTCCAAGTGAGGGCTGAATGCCGGGGAGGCAAATGCAAGAGCGTCGCCTTTGATAACGTCCCGTCCTTCGTGTTTCAGCTCGATTACAAGATTGACGTTCCTGGTATCGGCACTGTGTCTGTCGATATCGCCTACGGAGGCATGATGTACATACTCGTCGACGCGGGATCACTTGGCCTGAGAATCCGGAACGCCGATGGCCCAAAGTTAGTCGAGGTcggggagaagatcaaacagGCAGTCAACGCAGCTTACACCCCGGCACATCCCGAGAACCCCGATATCTTTGGCTATAGTGTTCTCGCGTTCACTGAGCCTGTCGAAGAGCTTTCGGACGGAAGTGGCAAGACGGCTATCAATACAGTTGTTACTTCTCCGGGCAGATTTGATAGAAGCCCTTGCGGCACGGGTAGTTCTGCCCGTCTAGCTGTCTTACATGCTCGAGGACAGATTGCCGTCGGGGAGAAGTTTGTGCATAGGAGTATTCTGGGGACTGAGTTCATCACCCATATTCGGGGGACGACCAAGGTCGCTGATTATCCGGCCGTTTTGCCAACTATCCAGGGTCGGGCGTGGATTACGGGTTATCAGACGGTTGTGCTAGACTCGGAGGATCCTTTCCCCCAAGGATTCCGTGTTGGTGATCAATGGCGCTGTAAACTTTGA